The following proteins are encoded in a genomic region of Cryptomeria japonica chromosome 11, Sugi_1.0, whole genome shotgun sequence:
- the LOC131860042 gene encoding MDIS1-interacting receptor like kinase 1-like, producing the protein MEAYPVSLVLVVKDNYFRGSIPSEIGNLKHLQMLDLSSNQISGFILNNILYLEAMTLTYKKFNMNVKGIDLSNNHLNGELPSDFGKLKGLQFLNLSNNNISGTIPSTLWEISKLAVLDLSSNGISGNIPLELESLRYLRSLNLSNNHLSGSIPQGV; encoded by the exons ATGGAAGCATACCCCGTGAGTTTG GTGCTGGTCGTAAAGGATAATTATTTCAGAGGCAGTATTCCTTCAGAAATTGGCAACCTGAAACACCTTCAGATGCTCGACCTTTCATCAAATCAGATATCAGGGTTTATTCTAAACAACATTCTATATTTAGAAGCAATGACCTTAacatataaaaaatttaatatgaATGTGAAGGGTATAGATCTCTCAAACAATCATTTGAATGGAGAGCTTCCTTCTGATTTTGGCAAGCTTAAAGGTTTGCAGTTTCTTAATCTGTCCAATAACAATATCAGCGGTACTATTCCAAGTACTTTGTGGGAAATAAGTAAGCTAGCAGTGCTGGACCTTTCTTCAAACGGCATTTCTGGAAATATCCCTTTGGAGCTTGAATCTCTACGCTACTTGAGATCTTTAAATTTGTCCAACAACCACCTATCGGGAAGCATACCGCAAGGAGTATAG